A genomic segment from Fundulus heteroclitus isolate FHET01 chromosome 6, MU-UCD_Fhet_4.1, whole genome shotgun sequence encodes:
- the onecut3b gene encoding hepatocyte nuclear factor 6 yields MELTMDNLHSVSSHSQPGDLMSSSHARPSPSPSSTPRNLVSHAPGGRPAMVSGMASLLEGSGGDYRTDPSALSGHLHSSISMCETGMSLSNTYTTLTPLQHLPPISTVADKFHHPHSHHHPAAHQRLSAGNVSGSFTLMREDHRGLASMGNLYSHYPKEMSVAGMGHGSLSPLSGGLGSLHNSQQPLSAYGPGTHLSAETKMLSPVSGFESHASMLSRSDQEHLARSLGGHGHGLISNLNGMHHHPHSHLHSQANGAVMMADRERHGHVTGQGASASGIQAEEINTKEVAQRITAELKRYSIPQAIFAQRILSRSQGTLSDLLRNPKPWSKLKSGRETFRRMWKWLQEPEFQRMSALRLAVVRPGRERARLTAHKARSHPSVQASTSSSTVRLVHRLPHTAHLHTHTHSHTHTNTHLTDANYTQARLGERAARRHGGSPADQGGISEEKGKMLLLPMVLMVLMLSAAAASGCSASL; encoded by the exons ATGGAGCTCACCATGGACAACTTGCACAGCGTCTCGTCGCATTCCCAACCGGGAGACCTCATGAGCTCCTCGCACGCGCGGCCGTCTCCATCCCCAAGCTCGACTCCCCGCAACCTGGTGTCGCACGCTCCCGGTGGGCGACCGGCCATGGTGTCCGGCATGGCCTCGCTCCTCGAGGGCTCTGGCGGGGACTACCGGACTGACCCATCCGCCTTGTCGGGACACCTCCATTCGTCCATCAGCATGTGCGAGACCGGGATGAGCCTTAGTAACACGTACACCACGCTGACCCCTCTGCAGCATCTACCTCCGATATCCACCGTGGCGGATAAGTTTCACCACCCGCACTCGCACCACCACCCCGCCGCCCACCAGCGACTGTCCGCCGGGAACGTCAGCGGGAGCTTCACGCTGATGCGGGAGGACCACCGGGGACTGGCGTCCATGGGCAACCTGTACAGTCACTACCCCAAAGAGATGTCCGTGGCCGGCATGGGTCACGGATCGCTGTCGCCGCTGTCCGGCGGGCTCGGTTCTCTGCACAACTCCCAGCAGCCGCTCTCCGCCTACGGCCCCGGCACGCACCTCTCCGCCGAAACCAAGATGCTCTCGCCGGTGTCCGGGTTCGAGTCTCACGCCTCCATGCTGTCCCGCAGCGACCAGGAGCACCTGGCCAGGAGTTTAGGGGGCCACGGCCACGGCTTGATCTCCAACCTCAACGGCATGCACCACCACCCGCACAGCCACCTCCATTCCCAGGCGAACGGCGCGGTGATGATGGCCGATCGGGAGAGGCACGGCCACGTCACCGGCCAGGGAGCGTCGGCGTCGGGCATCCAGGCGGAAGAGATCAACACCAAGGAGGTGGCTCAAAGGATAACGGCCGAGCTGAAGCGCTACTCTATCCCGCAGGCGATTTTTGCCCAGCGGATCTTGAGCCGCTCACAGGGCACCCTGTCGGACCTGCTGCGCAACCCCAAGCCGTGGAGTAAGCTCAAGTCGGGCCGGGAGACGTTCAGGAGGATGTGGAAGTGGCTGCAGGAGCCCGAGTTTCAGCGGATGTCTGCTCTGCGGCTGGCCG TAGTCCGTCCAGGGCGGGAGAGGGCCCGTCTCACCGCACACAAAGCCCGATCTCATCCGTCCGTCCAGGCGTCGACTAGCAGCAGCACGGTGCGGTTAGTTCACCGTCTGCCACACACGGCCCAtctacacacacatacacactcacacacacacactaacacacaccTTACTGATGCAAATTACACACAA gcaag GCTGGGAGAGCGGGCGGCCCGTCGACATGGGGGCAGCCCTGCTGATCAGGGGGGGATTTCGGAGGAGAAGGGGAAGATGCTTCTGCTGCCGATGGTGCTGATGGTGCTGATGCTgagcgccgccgccgcctccggCTGCAGCGCATCTCtgtag